Proteins from a genomic interval of Anolis sagrei isolate rAnoSag1 chromosome 1, rAnoSag1.mat, whole genome shotgun sequence:
- the LOC132774823 gene encoding trace amine-associated receptor 5-like yields MSPVAEVPALDLLCFKMNGSCYRTLHPFGVQLAIYFVCTLGMLLMVLGNLLVVISIFHFKVLHTPTNFLLLSLALADLLLGLTVLPFSAIRSVESCWYFGDDFCRLHTFLDTLFCLTSIFHLCFISIDRHYAICDPLLYPTKFTIRVACTYIAVGWGVPVVYTSIFLYSKMVEEGLGHFLQDMPCIGSCQLLFNKLWGWINFPVFFLPCLIMIGLYVKIFIVATKQAKQITSMTRNNGNPQHEMGAMKREKKAAKTLGIAVGIYLLCWLPFTIDTIVDSLLDFITPPVVFDVLIWFAYFNSACNPLIYVFSYHWFRKAIKLVLTRQIFSTRTCTIDLYQEE; encoded by the coding sequence ATGAGCCCTGTTGCAGAAGTCCCAGCATTGGATTTACTGTGCTTTAAGATGAATGGTTCCTGCTACAGAACCCTACATCCCTTTGGAGTCCAGTTAGCCATCTACTTCGTCTGCACTCTTGGTATGCTTCTGATGGTCCTGGGAAACCTGCTGGTGGTAATTTCTATCTTCCACTTCAAAGTACTTCACACTCCAACCAATTTCTTGCTGCTCTCCCTAGCCTTGGCAGATCTCCTCCTGGGCTTAACAGTCCTTCCTTTTAGCGCAATCCGCTCTGTGGAAAGCTGCTGGTACTTCGGTGATGACTTTTGCCGGCTCCATACTTTTCTGGACACTTTGTTTTGCTTGACTTCCATATTCCATCTCTGTTTTATATCCATTGACCGTCATTATGCCATCTGTGACCCATTGCTCTATCCCACCAAGTTCACCATAAGGGTTGCCTGCACTTACATTGCAGTGGGGTGGGGGGTACCTGTGGTTTATACCTCCATCTTCCTTTATAGCAAAATGGTTGAGGAGGGTTTAGGTCATTTCTTGCAGGACATGCCTTGCATTGGGAGCTGTCAGCTGCTCTTCAACAAACTCTGGGGTTGGATAAACTTCCCAGTTTTCTTCCTCCCCTGTCTCATAATGATAGGCTTGTATGTGAAAATATTCATTGTGGCAACCAAACAAGCCAAACAGATAACCAGCATGACTAGGAACAACGGTAATCCACAGCATGAGATGGGAGCcatgaaaagagaaaagaaggcagCGAAGACTCTGGGGATTGCTGTAGGAATCTACCTCCTGTGCTGGTTGCCCTTTACCATAGACACCATAGTAGACAGCTTGTTGGATTTCATTACCCCACCTGTAGTGTTTGATGTTCTTATTTGGTTTGCTTACTTTAATTCTGCATGCAACCCCTTGATTTATGTGTTTTCATATCATTGGTTCAGGAAAGCTATAAAGCTTGTCCTAACTCGTCAGATCTTCAGCACACGAACATGTACAATAGACCTTTATCAAGAGGAATAA